One Candidatus Zixiibacteriota bacterium DNA window includes the following coding sequences:
- a CDS encoding DEAD/DEAH box helicase, with product MADWYYSPDHGQLCQVIEAQTLWGETTCRVWLPGRDSVVRIPASRLKPIESAGTTSPENIAYIAAAARVADALTQDVLLAPIESSVIPLPHQIRALSRAIANDRVRYLLADEVGLGKTIEAGLIMRELKLRGLVKRTLVIAPKGLVSQWVSEMRFHFGETFQLVLPEDIKTLKRIVPVTGTGNGEKGNHDPEVLPANAWQMFSQVVVPMDSVKPLDKRRGWSAAQVSEHNRERFEDLISAGWDLVIVDEAHRLGGGTDQVARFKLGQGLSEAAPYFLMLSATPHQGKTDAFHRLVSLIDAQEFPDISSVTRERVQPHVIRTEKRRAIDANGNPLFKPRHTQLAPVSWEERHRSQQLLYEAVTEYVREGYNQAMREKRSYIGFLMILMQRLVVSSTSAIRTTLERRLEALAAPQEQLTLFPLTSEEEWADLDGQEQIDVLLRTRLKALKNERAEVKLLLEAAARCEQIGPDAKAEALLDWLYRLQSEEGDPELKTLVFTEFVPTQEMLRRFLAERGFPVVCLNGSMDMEERKRVQEAFAKEARILISTEAGGEGLNLQFCHVVINYDIPWNPMRLEQRIGRVDRIGQTHAVRAVNFVFEDSVEHRVREVLEQKLAVIFEEFGIDKTGDVLDSAQAGHMFDEMYVEAILNPEKVEDSVESVVARLQEQARDARTTASVLGATEDLEPGEAQRLLTHPLPHWVERMTVSYLKAHGGQAERRSQSWNLTWPDGETYENVVFTGKEAERLPAARHLTLEEPKVRGLAMRLPRFAPGQPVPIVSIPGLSVEVQGVWSLWRIAIATMEWNRRRIMPLFLADNGMVYMPTARHVWDQLLAASTQVRSVLDTEVSHAAFTKLQNAAEEHGKPIYEALVQEHRGRIAREREKANYAFAARRRTVERIGLPQVRNYRLNLLAQEERSFQEQLDQKAHAYPEMVPLLVIRVEGGGHE from the coding sequence GGGCAGCTCTGTCAGGTCATCGAAGCCCAGACGCTCTGGGGCGAGACGACCTGCCGCGTATGGCTGCCCGGGCGCGACTCCGTGGTCCGCATCCCAGCATCTCGGCTCAAACCGATTGAGAGTGCTGGCACCACCTCGCCGGAAAACATCGCATACATCGCCGCTGCCGCGCGGGTAGCCGACGCCCTGACCCAGGACGTCCTGCTCGCGCCCATCGAGTCCTCCGTAATCCCGCTGCCGCACCAGATCCGTGCTTTATCCCGCGCCATCGCCAACGACCGGGTGCGCTATCTCCTGGCGGACGAAGTCGGCTTGGGCAAGACCATCGAGGCCGGGCTCATCATGCGGGAACTCAAACTTCGAGGGCTGGTCAAGCGGACGCTGGTCATCGCCCCGAAGGGGCTGGTGAGCCAGTGGGTCAGCGAGATGCGCTTTCATTTCGGGGAGACCTTCCAGCTCGTGCTCCCCGAGGACATCAAGACACTGAAACGGATCGTCCCGGTGACGGGCACGGGAAACGGCGAGAAGGGCAATCACGACCCGGAGGTTCTGCCCGCCAACGCCTGGCAGATGTTCTCCCAGGTGGTCGTGCCGATGGATTCGGTCAAGCCCCTGGACAAGCGCCGCGGCTGGAGCGCGGCTCAGGTGAGCGAGCACAATCGCGAACGGTTCGAGGATCTGATCTCCGCCGGCTGGGACCTGGTCATCGTGGACGAAGCGCACCGACTCGGCGGCGGCACCGACCAAGTGGCCCGCTTCAAACTGGGCCAGGGACTCTCCGAGGCCGCGCCATATTTCCTGATGCTTTCGGCCACCCCGCACCAGGGCAAGACCGACGCCTTTCATCGGCTGGTTTCCCTGATCGACGCCCAGGAGTTCCCGGATATCAGCAGCGTCACCCGCGAGCGGGTCCAGCCGCATGTTATCCGCACCGAGAAACGCCGCGCCATCGATGCCAATGGAAATCCGCTGTTCAAGCCCCGGCACACACAGCTTGCTCCGGTCTCCTGGGAGGAGCGTCACCGCAGTCAACAGCTCCTCTACGAGGCGGTCACGGAATACGTCCGCGAAGGCTACAACCAGGCCATGAGGGAGAAGCGGAGCTACATCGGCTTTCTTATGATCCTGATGCAGCGCCTGGTGGTCTCCAGCACGAGTGCCATCCGCACCACGCTCGAAAGGCGGCTCGAAGCGCTCGCCGCACCCCAGGAACAACTGACCCTGTTCCCGCTCACCTCCGAGGAGGAATGGGCGGACCTGGACGGCCAGGAGCAGATCGACGTGTTGCTTCGCACCCGCCTCAAGGCGCTCAAAAACGAGCGCGCCGAGGTCAAGCTGTTGCTGGAGGCCGCGGCTCGCTGTGAGCAGATCGGACCGGATGCCAAGGCCGAGGCGCTGCTCGACTGGCTCTACCGCCTCCAGTCCGAAGAGGGCGACCCGGAGCTCAAGACGCTGGTGTTTACCGAATTCGTGCCCACCCAGGAGATGCTACGGCGATTCCTGGCCGAGCGCGGTTTCCCGGTCGTCTGCCTGAACGGCTCCATGGACATGGAGGAGCGCAAGCGGGTCCAGGAGGCATTCGCCAAGGAAGCCCGCATCCTAATCTCCACCGAGGCAGGCGGGGAGGGTTTGAACCTCCAGTTTTGCCACGTGGTGATCAACTACGACATCCCCTGGAATCCGATGCGTCTCGAACAGCGGATCGGCCGGGTGGACCGTATCGGGCAGACCCACGCGGTTCGCGCGGTCAACTTCGTCTTCGAGGACTCGGTGGAGCACCGGGTCCGTGAGGTACTGGAGCAGAAACTCGCCGTCATCTTCGAGGAATTCGGCATCGACAAAACCGGCGACGTCCTCGACTCGGCCCAGGCGGGCCACATGTTCGACGAGATGTATGTCGAGGCGATCCTCAATCCCGAAAAGGTAGAGGACTCCGTAGAGAGCGTGGTTGCCCGCCTGCAGGAGCAGGCTCGCGACGCGCGCACGACCGCATCCGTGCTCGGCGCGACCGAGGACCTGGAACCCGGCGAAGCCCAGCGGCTGCTGACCCACCCTTTGCCGCATTGGGTAGAGCGCATGACCGTGAGCTACCTGAAGGCGCATGGCGGGCAGGCCGAGAGGAGAAGCCAAAGCTGGAACCTTACCTGGCCCGACGGCGAGACCTATGAGAATGTGGTCTTCACAGGCAAGGAAGCCGAAAGGCTTCCGGCCGCCCGGCACCTGACCCTGGAAGAACCCAAAGTCCGTGGTCTGGCCATGCGGCTGCCTCGCTTTGCGCCGGGCCAGCCGGTCCCAATTGTATCGATACCGGGTCTCTCCGTGGAGGTCCAGGGAGTCTGGTCCTTGTGGCGAATCGCGATTGCCACCATGGAGTGGAACCGTCGAAGGATTATGCCTCTCTTTTTGGCCGACAACGGCATGGTCTATATGCCGACGGCCAGACACGTGTGGGATCAGCTTCTCGCGGCAAGCACTCAGGTCCGGTCCGTCCTTGACACAGAGGTCTCACACGCAGCCTTCACTAAGTTGCAGAACGCCGCGGAGGAACACGGAAAGCCTATCTACGAAGCGCTCGTGCAAGAGCACCGGGGCCGCATCGCACGCGAGCGCGAGAAGGCCAACTACGCCTTTGCAGCCCGCCGCAGGACCGTCGAGCGGATCGGTCTGCCCCAGGTCCGCAACTATCGACTGAATCTTCTGGCCCAAGAAGAGCGGAGCTTCCAAGAGCAGCTCGATCAGAAGGCCCATGCCTATCCCGAAATGGTGCCGCTGCTTGTGATTCGGGTGGAGGGCGGTGGCCATGAGTAG
- a CDS encoding sigma 54-interacting transcriptional regulator, translating into MKDKRASKERDAASDFIGISRDARRIRLEIKMWANSPNPILITGETGTGKELIARALHKSSNRSERPLEIFNCNEFGGDISRIRSDLFGHCKGAYTGAHTDRQGLLERAREGTVFLDEIGDLPDEVQGVLLRVIEYGEYCRLGDNAARRFKGRLVAATNKVNLPSANLRQDLYHRFTHRIHVPPLRERLADIVPLFIHFVERESISDPPIDSVEFQIAHQLLVYPWPGNVRDLINRTREYLAQRAPLSSRKDEYFRYTCNWLFKPLDEHDLSYFTSCFAGEWIDHDEIKFPPDVTLKYIHREIPLQYLMWASQHAVELANEKVPSWVTAFFASVLKEFEEEFIHRVNNLPPSSDEKRIWTERLQELPRRGGVQPSCFSSRLRREIGNKRKFTLFHPQWERTEFRDEIQEQDRPPSATVTLASLKAEEEERTTQRIWDAFIEHDRNVTRTAEALSADRSTIQRYIRKYKDLHRNDK; encoded by the coding sequence GTGAAGGATAAGCGGGCTTCGAAGGAAAGAGATGCAGCCAGTGATTTCATAGGCATCAGCAGGGATGCGCGACGAATCAGACTGGAGATCAAGATGTGGGCAAATTCGCCCAACCCGATTCTCATTACGGGGGAGACCGGTACCGGGAAGGAACTGATTGCCAGGGCTCTGCATAAGAGCTCGAATCGAAGTGAACGGCCCTTGGAGATCTTCAACTGCAATGAGTTCGGTGGAGACATATCGAGAATAAGAAGCGATCTGTTCGGACATTGCAAGGGTGCATATACGGGAGCCCATACCGACAGGCAAGGTCTACTGGAAAGAGCCCGAGAAGGAACTGTGTTCCTTGATGAGATCGGCGATTTGCCCGATGAGGTTCAGGGTGTGCTTCTTCGCGTGATCGAATACGGAGAGTACTGCCGGTTAGGAGACAATGCTGCCAGAAGATTCAAAGGCCGGCTTGTAGCTGCTACCAACAAAGTCAATCTACCCTCTGCTAACCTCAGACAGGATCTCTACCATCGGTTCACTCATCGCATACACGTTCCTCCCCTCAGAGAACGGTTGGCAGATATTGTGCCGCTATTCATACACTTCGTTGAGAGAGAATCGATATCGGATCCCCCTATCGATTCAGTGGAGTTCCAGATAGCACATCAGCTTCTAGTCTACCCATGGCCGGGCAACGTCAGGGATTTGATCAACAGGACTCGGGAGTACCTCGCCCAGAGGGCTCCGCTCAGCTCACGGAAGGACGAGTATTTCCGGTATACCTGCAACTGGCTCTTCAAACCACTGGACGAACACGACCTGTCGTACTTCACTTCGTGTTTTGCTGGCGAATGGATTGATCATGACGAAATCAAGTTCCCTCCAGACGTTACACTGAAGTATATCCATCGTGAAATACCACTGCAGTATCTCATGTGGGCGAGCCAACATGCCGTAGAACTCGCCAACGAAAAGGTTCCAAGCTGGGTGACCGCTTTCTTTGCTTCTGTCCTGAAGGAGTTCGAGGAAGAGTTCATTCATCGGGTGAATAACCTGCCTCCTTCATCAGACGAGAAGCGGATTTGGACTGAGAGGCTGCAGGAGTTACCGCGCAGAGGAGGAGTTCAACCCTCGTGCTTCTCCTCCAGGCTTCGACGTGAGATAGGCAACAAGAGGAAGTTCACCCTATTTCATCCTCAGTGGGAACGAACCGAATTCAGAGACGAAATTCAAGAGCAAGATCGACCCCCGTCAGCGACGGTTACCTTGGCATCGCTCAAAGCAGAGGAAGAGGAGCGGACAACACAAAGGATTTGGGACGCCTTTATTGAGCACGACAGGAACGTCACTCGCACGGCTGAAGCCCTATCAGCTGACCGTTCGACTATCCAACGCTATATCAGGAAGTACAAGGATTTACACAGAAACGATAAATAG
- a CDS encoding ATP-binding protein — protein MSTLNPAVSQIIRDRFGIDAQPGRKTICPFCGHQTLSVKRDDTLAKCFYPTCGRFITDSSPKGSQIAELHGILESIYLDWHSELSRLSKQSGRNAYSYLYDERRMHPQVVSDSMLGAVPVAYDAESRFNARISEIETEASEGNADPSKQHRTSTDSPETRVSYLKTARKKLLNCLKGTAGWLAFFHTDAYHRIVSIRFRRLYAKDVYFFKPHADVNGLFGHGLFHPNQSHESLAKDLPLLVTEGEFNQLQLQSLCVRINEASGQEPDYVNACAVGGVDNADYETIARVSKKPVFCYDNDENQAGFALVTKAQRTMHVAAFTTPEIESDLDSFIRSFGDSHQEAWGVLQELVSSRKQYERGFDSIRQEIKDLRYKRKKAFHLNADVANAIIGDLRERGEFYNDGFRSYVFLNARKELIPVDRDETQFALLLDEYGINRADTLFKWIFEALGVEGVKNGQKTEIRRFAYYDKRAHTVYVTDFANQMYRITPERIDLVDNGTEGVLFVTDPLAEPYEIHDRESAESFLDKHLISRVNLCSDRLSPDQRRLLLLLWIVSIFFESIMPTKAILVFIGERGSGKSTACRLLGKILFGSKFDVIPMPPKEDDFDTAATNATYLVVDNADTRKAWFLDKLAVAATGGSTQKRQLYTDNRIARFPLKCYISVTSREPRFRRDDVASRLLLMKVDRLGDQIVSESDLRDEILSIRNQLMTEILYFVQDALKGLRENSKLKVTSSFRMADFASFAIRIAEFGGIRDEIETILRLTEGEQSDFTIEDDPIVDLLKEWTKENITEEITATQLCVELAKIAEDKNIGFYYKGKERAFAQKFRHLVSDLGEQFEIAHRMVHGGRRLYTIKLKIETA, from the coding sequence ATGTCGACCCTGAACCCTGCAGTCTCACAGATCATACGTGACCGATTCGGTATTGATGCCCAACCTGGTAGGAAGACCATATGTCCATTCTGCGGTCACCAGACTCTCTCCGTCAAACGAGACGACACACTTGCCAAGTGTTTTTACCCCACCTGCGGGAGATTCATCACTGACAGTAGTCCGAAAGGAAGCCAGATTGCTGAGTTGCACGGTATACTGGAATCTATCTACCTGGATTGGCACAGTGAATTATCGCGGCTGTCAAAGCAGTCAGGTCGCAACGCGTATTCGTATCTCTATGACGAACGCAGAATGCACCCTCAGGTCGTGTCTGACTCTATGCTCGGAGCTGTTCCTGTAGCGTACGATGCGGAGTCAAGATTCAATGCTCGAATAAGTGAGATCGAGACCGAAGCCAGTGAAGGAAACGCGGATCCGTCAAAGCAACATAGGACAAGCACTGACAGCCCCGAAACGAGAGTCAGCTACCTCAAAACAGCAAGAAAGAAACTCCTCAATTGTTTGAAAGGCACGGCGGGCTGGCTAGCCTTCTTCCACACCGACGCATATCACCGAATCGTTTCTATCAGGTTTCGCAGGCTATACGCGAAAGATGTTTACTTCTTCAAACCACACGCCGACGTAAACGGCCTATTCGGTCACGGGCTGTTCCATCCCAACCAGTCTCATGAATCGCTAGCGAAAGACCTCCCACTTCTTGTGACTGAGGGCGAATTCAACCAGCTGCAGCTGCAGTCGCTCTGTGTACGCATCAACGAAGCTTCAGGCCAGGAACCGGATTATGTCAATGCCTGCGCTGTTGGCGGCGTTGATAACGCCGATTACGAGACAATAGCCCGAGTTTCCAAGAAACCTGTCTTCTGCTATGACAATGATGAGAATCAGGCAGGGTTCGCTCTTGTCACGAAAGCTCAACGAACCATGCATGTGGCTGCTTTCACTACACCCGAGATCGAATCTGATCTTGACAGCTTCATCCGATCCTTCGGAGACAGTCATCAAGAGGCGTGGGGAGTACTGCAGGAGCTCGTCAGCAGCCGGAAGCAGTATGAAAGGGGCTTCGATTCAATCAGACAAGAGATAAAAGACCTCAGATACAAGAGGAAGAAAGCGTTTCATCTCAATGCCGACGTAGCCAATGCGATAATCGGCGATCTGAGGGAAAGAGGAGAGTTCTACAATGACGGTTTCAGGTCATATGTTTTTCTGAATGCCAGGAAAGAGTTGATTCCTGTAGACCGCGATGAAACTCAGTTCGCACTTCTGCTCGACGAATACGGCATTAACAGAGCGGACACGCTCTTCAAGTGGATCTTCGAAGCACTGGGTGTCGAAGGTGTGAAGAACGGGCAGAAGACTGAGATCAGGAGATTCGCGTACTACGACAAGCGTGCACATACTGTATACGTCACCGATTTCGCCAATCAGATGTATAGGATTACACCGGAGAGAATCGATCTGGTCGACAATGGCACTGAAGGAGTTCTGTTTGTTACGGATCCGTTGGCCGAGCCATATGAGATTCACGACAGAGAGTCCGCTGAATCGTTCTTGGACAAGCACCTGATATCCAGGGTCAATCTCTGTTCCGACAGGCTGAGCCCAGACCAACGGCGACTTCTACTGCTTCTTTGGATAGTTTCCATCTTCTTTGAGTCTATTATGCCCACCAAGGCAATCCTTGTATTCATAGGCGAGAGAGGGTCCGGCAAGTCCACAGCGTGTAGACTACTCGGCAAGATCCTGTTCGGGTCGAAGTTTGACGTGATCCCGATGCCACCAAAGGAAGATGATTTCGACACAGCTGCGACTAATGCCACCTACCTAGTGGTGGACAATGCCGACACGAGGAAAGCCTGGTTTCTAGACAAGCTTGCTGTGGCAGCCACTGGAGGATCCACTCAGAAGCGTCAGCTTTATACTGACAACCGGATCGCGCGATTCCCACTCAAGTGCTACATCTCAGTCACATCCAGGGAACCCCGTTTCAGAAGGGACGATGTCGCCTCACGACTCCTGCTCATGAAGGTTGATAGGCTCGGAGACCAGATTGTCAGTGAATCAGACCTCAGGGACGAGATTCTATCGATTAGAAATCAGTTAATGACTGAAATCCTATACTTCGTCCAGGACGCTCTAAAAGGGCTGAGAGAAAACTCGAAGCTGAAAGTCACTTCGTCATTCCGAATGGCCGATTTCGCCAGCTTCGCAATCAGAATTGCCGAGTTCGGGGGGATCAGAGACGAAATTGAAACGATTCTCAGGTTGACTGAAGGTGAGCAAAGTGACTTCACGATTGAAGATGACCCGATAGTCGACCTGTTGAAGGAATGGACCAAGGAAAACATAACGGAAGAAATCACGGCAACCCAGCTGTGCGTTGAACTAGCCAAGATTGCTGAGGATAAGAACATCGGATTCTACTACAAGGGTAAAGAACGAGCGTTCGCCCAGAAGTTCAGACACCTGGTATCAGATCTGGGTGAGCAGTTCGAAATCGCTCACAGGATGGTACACGGAGGCAGGAGACTCTATACGATCAAGCTGAAGATCGAGACAGCGTGA
- the pglZ gene encoding BREX-3 system phosphatase PglZ, with translation MSSWRDQILKEFTPKVARLTLVADPDGLLLEEGILEGVRERGFELIPFEDHIAFRYAYESKFRSRWDRGEHTDLVVVLRSQASDLSGLPFDLLQAGRRLSFNLGDIFPNLSYPVVTALDRGDLDALYEAQKRHAPGQLGDNATKEFVLRHVFEIAPELIKQPSDLLRVLLRRHYRGQRIPAALDERFIELLRQNSQFDEWPLEKLVADREAFFTFLQERWPIFLDREAAKGTSGVREDENPYGLSIEGPVELPFDHHDIRVYIDNLFVEGLLHSIPHEHADTLSRAWVGIGVRTAPMEDRSRRLGKLIDSLQASIPAEDAKHTDWFHFARGWAETILLANEQAEAIPEPTGERIKNLQAQVDAGFAGWLLKRYAGLINLPPVPPVMLHHLPRFLARQMGEDRNSKIALIVVDGLAMDQWLVIRGALASKKPGFRFCDQAVFAWIPTLTSVSRQAAFAGKPPIYFPNSIYTTDKEPALWIQFWVDRGLTPNEVVYIKGLGDGGLEAVSEALSHPKARVAGMVVDKVDKIMHGMEMGTAGMHNQVGQWVKQPYLNTLLDLLLDRGFRVYLTSDHGNIEAEGCGRPAEGAVADLRGERVRVYPDVALRRKVKEQFPSALEWDPVGLPEDYLALLAPARQAFVPEKQRTVSHGGVSVEELIVPLVQIERNGE, from the coding sequence ATGAGTAGCTGGCGCGATCAAATCCTGAAGGAATTCACCCCGAAGGTTGCCCGACTCACCTTGGTGGCCGATCCGGACGGACTTCTCCTTGAAGAAGGGATTCTCGAAGGCGTCCGCGAACGTGGATTCGAGCTGATCCCGTTCGAAGACCACATCGCGTTCCGCTACGCCTATGAATCGAAGTTTCGCTCCCGCTGGGACCGCGGCGAGCACACCGACCTCGTTGTCGTATTGCGCTCGCAAGCCAGCGATCTCAGTGGATTGCCATTCGACCTCCTTCAGGCTGGCCGCAGGCTTTCGTTCAACCTCGGTGACATCTTCCCGAATCTCAGCTACCCGGTCGTGACCGCCCTGGATCGCGGGGACCTCGATGCCTTGTATGAGGCGCAAAAGAGACATGCACCCGGCCAATTGGGTGACAACGCCACCAAGGAGTTCGTCCTCCGGCACGTTTTTGAAATTGCGCCCGAGCTGATCAAACAGCCGTCGGACCTCTTGCGGGTGCTGCTCCGCCGTCACTACCGCGGCCAGCGAATACCTGCGGCGCTCGATGAGCGATTCATCGAACTCCTGCGGCAGAACTCTCAATTCGACGAATGGCCGCTGGAGAAGTTGGTGGCGGACCGAGAGGCTTTCTTCACGTTCCTCCAGGAGCGATGGCCGATCTTCCTTGACCGTGAAGCAGCCAAAGGGACGTCCGGCGTTCGTGAGGATGAGAATCCCTACGGTCTTTCCATTGAGGGACCTGTCGAACTACCCTTCGATCACCATGACATCCGGGTCTACATCGACAACCTGTTCGTCGAGGGGTTGCTGCACTCAATTCCACACGAGCATGCGGACACATTGTCCAGAGCTTGGGTAGGCATCGGCGTTCGAACCGCTCCCATGGAGGACAGGTCCCGTCGCTTGGGCAAGCTCATCGACAGCCTGCAGGCATCCATTCCGGCCGAGGACGCGAAGCACACGGACTGGTTCCACTTTGCCCGTGGATGGGCGGAGACGATCCTGTTGGCGAACGAGCAGGCCGAAGCCATTCCCGAACCGACAGGCGAACGCATCAAGAACTTGCAGGCGCAAGTGGATGCCGGTTTCGCAGGTTGGCTCTTGAAGCGATATGCAGGCCTGATCAACCTGCCACCCGTACCGCCGGTGATGCTGCATCACCTCCCGCGCTTTCTTGCCCGCCAAATGGGAGAGGACCGCAACTCCAAGATCGCACTGATCGTGGTGGACGGCCTGGCCATGGATCAGTGGTTGGTGATCCGTGGCGCGCTCGCGTCAAAGAAGCCCGGCTTCCGGTTCTGTGACCAGGCTGTCTTTGCGTGGATTCCAACACTTACTTCCGTTTCGCGTCAGGCTGCCTTTGCAGGGAAGCCACCCATTTACTTCCCGAACAGCATCTATACCACAGACAAAGAACCGGCGCTGTGGATACAATTCTGGGTGGACCGAGGGCTCACGCCAAACGAGGTCGTCTACATCAAGGGGCTGGGCGATGGCGGTCTGGAAGCCGTTTCCGAAGCGCTTTCTCATCCTAAGGCAAGGGTCGCCGGAATGGTCGTGGACAAGGTCGACAAGATCATGCACGGGATGGAAATGGGCACCGCCGGGATGCACAACCAGGTGGGCCAGTGGGTCAAGCAGCCGTACCTGAACACACTCCTAGATCTGCTCTTGGATCGGGGCTTCCGTGTCTATTTGACTTCAGATCACGGCAACATCGAGGCGGAAGGCTGTGGCCGTCCGGCGGAGGGGGCTGTTGCAGACCTGCGCGGTGAACGCGTCCGAGTTTATCCCGATGTGGCCCTCCGCCGCAAGGTAAAGGAACAGTTTCCAAGCGCACTGGAATGGGACCCCGTTGGTCTTCCGGAAGACTACCTTGCTCTCCTGGCTCCTGCACGGCAGGCGTTTGTCCCAGAGAAGCAGCGCACCGTCAGTCACGGTGGCGTGTCGGTCGAAGAGCTCATCGTCCCTCTGGTTCAAATCGAGAGGAATGGCGAATGA